Proteins from a genomic interval of Flavobacteriales bacterium:
- a CDS encoding GIY-YIG nuclease family protein — MKTPCVYFLTNKNRTILYCGVTNNIQVRLHYHYYNWKTKNKKSYTAKYNCIYLIYTEAHPTMEIAIQREKQLKTFSKSKKWNLILTQNRALKFLNEKIMNWPPADEVLAAIIIDPKNGKKKNHPQPSDKNLPV, encoded by the coding sequence ATGAAAACACCATGCGTTTATTTCCTGACCAACAAAAACAGAACCATATTATATTGCGGTGTAACCAACAACATACAAGTAAGATTACACTATCACTATTACAACTGGAAAACAAAAAATAAAAAGAGTTATACAGCAAAATACAACTGCATTTATCTTATTTACACCGAAGCGCATCCCACCATGGAAATTGCCATTCAACGGGAAAAACAATTAAAAACTTTTTCTAAATCAAAAAAATGGAATTTGATTTTAACTCAAAACCGGGCACTGAAATTCCTCAATGAAAAAATCATGAATTGGCCCCCGGCAGACGAAGTTTTAGCGGCCATAATTATCGATCCAAAAAATGGAAAGAAAAAAAACCATCCTCAACCCTCCGATAAAAATTTACCGGTATAG